Genomic window (Bacillus marinisedimentorum):
AGGCGCTGCCGGATGTGCTTGATCAATATGAAATCGGCCATATTTCCGAAGCGGTTGGGAGGAGTTGGAAACAGTATGGAACAGTCCCTCATTGTTGCACTTGATTTTTCCGGCCAAAAAGAAACGGCTGATTTTTTACGCAAGTTTAAGCATGAGCCTCTTTTTGTGAAAGTCGGGATGGAATTGTTTTACAAGGAAGGGCCGGCTGTTATGGAGATGCTTAAACAGGATGGGCACCGTATATTTTTGGACTTGAAGCTTCATGATATTCCGAATACGGTTTACAGAGCCATGAAAAATCTTGCTGCACTTGGGGCTGACATGGTTAACGTCCATGCTGCAGGGGGAAGCAGCATGATGGAACATGCTGTCGAAGGTCTGGAAGCCGGCACCCCCGCTGGTACAGACCGTCCCAGCTGTATTGCCGTCACACAGCTGACAAGCACCGATGAGCATATGCTTTTTCATGAACTCCAGATCCAAAGACCGCTTGAGGAAGTTGTCCTTCATTATGCAGGTCTTGCGCAAAGGAGCGGATTGGACGGCGTCGTTTGCTCTGTACATGAGTCCGCTTCTATAAGCAAGTCATTCGGACGGGAATTCATAAAGGTGACCCCGGGCATACGGCCGGCCGGAAGCGGAGCCGGGGACCAAAAACGAATCGCTATGCCCCATGAAGCAAAAAAGGCCGGCAGCACGGCGATTGTAGTAGGACGTGCGATTACACAAGCGGACGACCCGGTTTCCGCTTATCAGTCGATTAAAAAGGAATGGATGGGATACGATGAGTAAACAAATTGCCAGGCACCTTCTTGATATAGGTGCTGTCGCTTTGCGGCCCGAACAGCCGTTCACGTGGTCGTCCGGAATGAAATCGCCGATTTATTGCGATAACCGTCTCACACTTTCTTTTCCGGATATCAGGTCGGACATCGCTGCCGGTTTCAAGAAGCTGATCGAAGAAAAGTTTCCAGAAGCTGAGCTCATCGCCGGTACGGCTACTGCCGGAATCCCTCATGCCGCCCTTGTCAGCGATCTGCTGAACCTGCCGATGTGCTATGTCCGCTCAAAAGCGAAGGGACACGGGAAAGGGAATCAGATTGAAGGGGTAGCGACTTCAGGGCAAAAGGCGGTTGTCATTGAAGACTTGATTTCTACAGGCGGAAGTGCGCTCGCTGCAGCTTCAGCTTTGCGTGAAGC
Coding sequences:
- the pyrE gene encoding orotate phosphoribosyltransferase; amino-acid sequence: MSKQIARHLLDIGAVALRPEQPFTWSSGMKSPIYCDNRLTLSFPDIRSDIAAGFKKLIEEKFPEAELIAGTATAGIPHAALVSDLLNLPMCYVRSKAKGHGKGNQIEGVATSGQKAVVIEDLISTGGSALAAASALREAGVEVLGIAAIFTYGLEKGEKNFREAGIPFYTLTEFEELMTAALEIDKLKAEDVEKLHKWKRNPAAEEWMA
- the pyrF gene encoding orotidine-5'-phosphate decarboxylase — its product is MEQSLIVALDFSGQKETADFLRKFKHEPLFVKVGMELFYKEGPAVMEMLKQDGHRIFLDLKLHDIPNTVYRAMKNLAALGADMVNVHAAGGSSMMEHAVEGLEAGTPAGTDRPSCIAVTQLTSTDEHMLFHELQIQRPLEEVVLHYAGLAQRSGLDGVVCSVHESASISKSFGREFIKVTPGIRPAGSGAGDQKRIAMPHEAKKAGSTAIVVGRAITQADDPVSAYQSIKKEWMGYDE